In Candidatus Hydrogenedentota bacterium, one DNA window encodes the following:
- a CDS encoding SDR family NAD(P)-dependent oxidoreductase: MTQRFRGKTAFITGASSGIGAAVARELARQGAMVALVARRADRLESVKAAIEAEGGTAAALVADVRDRASLDAAVAKTAGTFGGVDVALANAGFYVDGVINALSPDDYRRQLDTNVFGVIDTVYAVLPHLEASQGRLGVIGSVMGRMAMPAASAYCASKFAVVGFTEAIYYDLAVKNVSVTLVNPGLVASEIRSVNNQGMYTAKPDPASPRFVLPAEKAARQIVNALYRRKPELVLTKAGRLALFLNRHFPRTVRFGVRMASRRRIQRRAERAKRRDAP; the protein is encoded by the coding sequence ATGACGCAACGTTTCCGCGGAAAAACCGCGTTCATCACGGGCGCGTCCTCGGGTATCGGCGCGGCGGTGGCGCGCGAACTGGCCCGGCAGGGGGCGATGGTCGCACTCGTAGCGCGCCGCGCGGACCGGCTCGAAAGCGTCAAGGCCGCCATCGAGGCCGAAGGCGGCACGGCCGCGGCGCTCGTGGCCGACGTGCGCGACCGCGCGAGCCTCGACGCCGCCGTGGCGAAAACGGCCGGGACGTTCGGCGGCGTCGACGTGGCGCTGGCCAATGCAGGCTTCTATGTGGACGGCGTCATCAACGCGCTTTCCCCGGACGATTACCGGCGTCAACTCGACACGAACGTGTTCGGCGTGATCGACACGGTTTACGCGGTGCTGCCGCACCTGGAGGCCAGCCAAGGCCGCCTCGGCGTCATCGGCAGCGTCATGGGCCGCATGGCCATGCCCGCCGCATCGGCCTACTGCGCAAGCAAGTTCGCCGTCGTCGGGTTCACGGAAGCGATCTACTACGACCTCGCGGTGAAGAACGTATCCGTCACATTGGTCAATCCCGGGCTCGTAGCCAGCGAGATCCGCAGCGTCAACAACCAGGGCATGTACACTGCAAAACCCGACCCGGCTTCGCCCCGGTTCGTCCTGCCCGCGGAAAAGGCCGCGCGCCAGATCGTCAACGCCTTGTACCGGCGCAAACCGGAACTCGTGCTTACGAAGGCCGGAAGACTGGCGCTGTTCCTGAACCGCCACTTCCCGCGCACGGTACGGTTCGGCGTGCGCATGGCCAGCCGCAGACGCATCCAGCGCCGCGCCGAGCGCGCCAAGCGCCGCGACGCTCCCTGA
- the rfaE2 gene encoding D-glycero-beta-D-manno-heptose 1-phosphate adenylyltransferase, translating to MMDTQRYRELLAHFPKVRVLVVGDIYLDEMVEGAVTEVSLEAPIPVFEVHERRHNPGAAGNAACNAAALGATTHMIGVIGTDMNGEIVRREFAARGVETSGVVVDPSRPTSTYGKLRAGGHNIPTQEILRMDTPRPKLITGAVEEQVCANIRKLAPEVDAIMVGDQVSSTITDRVLDTVRECAAKHGLFTLADSRARAGMFRGIDVIKPNDKEAALASGVSIVDDGSLCEAGKKLLGIARNVLITLGPKGIMVFGQDGLVENVPVLPCSVVDVTGAGDTVAAAVTLAMCSGGALLEAAFLGNAAAGIAVGREGAVTVSLAELETLLFSERRSAKVKTAEEMKPILEELRRKGKRIVWTNGCFDILHVGHITYLMHAKQKGDVLIVGLNSDASVRENKGPSRPVIGEQDRAVVLSALECVDYIVIFDGKTPMPLLEALKPDVYAKGGDYTLGTIVQEERRLVEGYGGEIAIIPGVEGHSTTAIINRLTQEQ from the coding sequence ATGATGGACACGCAACGGTATCGTGAACTGCTCGCGCATTTTCCGAAGGTGCGCGTGCTGGTCGTCGGCGACATCTACCTGGACGAGATGGTCGAGGGCGCCGTGACGGAGGTGAGCCTCGAGGCGCCTATCCCTGTTTTTGAGGTTCATGAACGGCGGCATAACCCGGGCGCCGCGGGCAACGCGGCCTGCAACGCCGCCGCGCTCGGGGCCACGACTCACATGATCGGTGTCATAGGAACCGACATGAACGGCGAGATCGTGCGCCGGGAGTTCGCGGCGCGCGGCGTGGAGACATCGGGCGTTGTCGTGGACCCGAGCCGCCCCACGAGCACCTACGGCAAGCTGCGCGCAGGCGGGCACAATATCCCGACACAGGAAATCCTGCGCATGGACACGCCGCGCCCGAAGCTGATCACGGGCGCGGTGGAAGAGCAGGTCTGCGCCAATATCCGCAAGCTTGCCCCGGAAGTCGATGCCATCATGGTCGGGGACCAGGTATCTTCGACCATTACGGACCGGGTGCTGGACACGGTCCGCGAGTGCGCCGCGAAGCACGGGCTTTTCACGCTGGCCGATTCGCGCGCGCGCGCGGGCATGTTTCGCGGCATTGACGTCATCAAACCGAACGACAAGGAGGCCGCGCTGGCCTCGGGCGTGAGCATCGTGGACGACGGCAGCCTCTGCGAGGCGGGCAAGAAACTCCTGGGTATCGCGCGAAATGTGCTGATCACGCTCGGACCCAAGGGCATCATGGTGTTTGGCCAGGACGGTCTTGTCGAGAATGTGCCGGTGCTGCCGTGCAGCGTGGTGGACGTGACCGGCGCGGGCGACACGGTGGCCGCCGCGGTGACGCTGGCCATGTGCTCGGGCGGCGCGCTGCTCGAAGCGGCCTTTCTCGGCAACGCGGCCGCGGGTATTGCCGTCGGACGCGAGGGGGCGGTTACGGTTTCGCTTGCGGAACTCGAGACGCTTCTGTTCAGCGAGCGGCGCTCGGCCAAGGTGAAGACGGCGGAAGAAATGAAGCCCATCCTCGAGGAATTGCGCCGCAAGGGCAAGCGCATCGTGTGGACGAACGGCTGCTTCGACATCCTGCACGTCGGGCACATCACGTACCTGATGCATGCCAAGCAGAAGGGCGACGTGCTTATCGTCGGTCTCAACAGCGACGCATCGGTCCGTGAGAACAAGGGGCCCAGCCGGCCCGTGATCGGCGAGCAGGACCGCGCGGTCGTGTTGTCGGCGCTGGAATGCGTGGACTACATCGTCATTTTCGACGGCAAGACGCCGATGCCGCTGCTCGAGGCGCTCAAGCCGGACGTCTACGCCAAGGGTGGCGATTACACGCTCGGCACCATCGTGCAGGAAGAGCGCCGCCTGGTCGAGGGCTACGGCGGCGAGATTGCCATCATTCCCGGCGTCGAGGGCCATTCCACCACGGCCATCATCAACCGCCTGACCCAAGAACAATGA
- a CDS encoding 16S rRNA (uracil(1498)-N(3))-methyltransferase — protein MPHLHRFHIAPDTPGGGEIALPPEEAHHAIKVVRLREGDLVSLFDGQGREWTGAVARLGRREVVISIREERRAPRPGPRLTLAQAWLHQEKALELLVRTGTELGVDRFLFFRAARSERPPRLNPKWMRLAVESCKQCGRLWLPEFAVAETLAGVLRDARGDLLVAAVDAEPVPLAQALSGGDTTLLIGPEGDFTPEEVRAALGAGARPISLGATTFRSEIAAIVATALVQHHLGRLGPSSR, from the coding sequence ATGCCGCATCTGCATCGATTCCATATCGCGCCGGACACGCCCGGCGGCGGGGAAATCGCGCTGCCGCCGGAAGAGGCGCATCACGCGATCAAGGTGGTGCGCCTGCGCGAAGGTGATCTCGTGAGCCTGTTCGACGGCCAGGGCCGCGAATGGACCGGCGCCGTTGCGCGGCTCGGGCGCCGCGAGGTCGTGATATCCATCCGCGAGGAACGCCGCGCGCCGCGGCCCGGGCCAAGGCTCACGCTTGCGCAAGCGTGGCTGCACCAGGAAAAGGCGCTCGAATTGCTGGTGCGCACTGGCACGGAACTCGGCGTGGACCGCTTTCTCTTTTTCCGCGCCGCCCGTTCCGAACGGCCGCCCCGGCTCAATCCCAAGTGGATGCGTCTCGCGGTCGAGTCGTGCAAGCAATGCGGGCGGCTCTGGCTGCCCGAATTCGCGGTAGCGGAGACTCTGGCCGGCGTGCTGCGCGATGCGCGCGGCGACCTGCTCGTCGCGGCCGTCGATGCCGAACCCGTGCCGCTCGCGCAGGCGTTGAGCGGCGGCGACACGACGCTGTTGATCGGCCCCGAGGGCGATTTCACGCCGGAGGAGGTGCGCGCGGCGCTGGGGGCCGGCGCACGGCCCATCAGCCTTGGCGCAACCACGTTTCGCTCGGAGATTGCGGCCATCGTCGCGACCGCGCTGGTGCAGCACCATCTCGGACGGTTGGGGCCAAGCTCGCGGTAA